From a single Rutidosis leptorrhynchoides isolate AG116_Rl617_1_P2 chromosome 5, CSIRO_AGI_Rlap_v1, whole genome shotgun sequence genomic region:
- the LOC139847704 gene encoding uncharacterized protein yields MGTKRKMSQMATLLMAVVTVIISISLPSQTTATTEAYPYYSPPPPKKPYVYKSPPPPPPPPVHHKSPPPPPPKYYYKSPPPPPPHKPYVYKSPPPPPPHKPYVYKSPPPPPPHKHYVYKSPPPPPPHKHYVYKSPPPPPPHKPYVYKSPPPPPPHKPYVYKSPPPPPPHKPYVYKSPPPPHKHYVYKSPPPPPSPKKPYVHKLPPPPPPPPHKPYVYKSPPPPPPHKHYVYKSPPPPPKKPYVYKSPPPPPPHKPYVYKSPPPPPPHIPYVYKSPPPPPPHKPYVYKSPPPPPPHKPYVYKSPPPPPPHKPYVYKSPPPPPHKPYVYKSPPPPPHKPYVYKSPPPPPPHKPYVYKSPPPPPHKPYVYKSPPPPPPHKPYVYKSSPPPPPHKPYVYKSPPPPPKKPYIYKSPPPPPPVYKYKSPPPPPPHVKKYPPPHYIYGSPPPPYH; encoded by the coding sequence ATGGGTACTAAAAGGAAGATGTCTCAAATGGCCACCCTTTTAATGGCGGTAGTGACCGTTATAATTTCCATCAGCTTGCCGTCACAAACCACCGCTACCACCGAGGCCTACCCTTACTATTCTCCTCCACCACCCAAGAAACCATATGTATATAAATcgcctccaccaccaccaccacctccggTTCATCACAAGTCTCCACCACCGCCACCACCAAAGTATTATTACAAgtcaccaccacctccaccaccacATAAACCTTATGTTTACAAGTCTCCACCACCTCCACCACCACATAAACCATATGTTTACAAgtcaccaccacctccaccaccacATAAACACTATGTTTACAAgtcaccaccacctccaccaccacATAAACACTATGTTTACAAgtcaccaccacctccaccaccacATAAACCATATGTTTACAAgtcaccaccacctccaccaccacATAAACCTTATGTTTACAAgtcaccaccacctccaccaccacACAAACCTTATGTTTACAAGTCACCACCACCACCTCATAAACACTATGTGTacaaatcaccaccaccaccaccatcaccaaagAAACCTTACGTACACAagttaccaccaccaccaccaccaccaccgcataAACCTTATGTATACAAgtcaccaccacctccaccaccacATAAACACTATGTATacaaatcaccaccaccaccaccaaagaAACCTTACGTATACAAGTCACCACCCCCACCCCCACCGCATAAACCTTATGTATACAAGTCTCCACCACCACCTCCTCCACATATACCCTACGTATACAAATCTCCACCACCACCTCCGCCACATAAACCATACGTATacaaatcaccaccaccaccaccgccacaTAAACCATACGTATacaaatcaccaccaccacctccgCCACATAAACCATACGTATATAAATCACCACCACCTCCGCCACATAAACCATACGTATATAAATCACCACCACCTCCGCCACATAAACCATACGTATACAAATCTCCACCACCACCTCCGCCACATAAACCATACGTATATAAATCACCACCACCTCCGCCACATAAACCTTACGTATACAAATCTCCACCACCACCTCCGCCACATAAACCTTACGTATACAAATCTTCACCACCACCTCCGCCACATAAACCATATGTATACAAATCTCCACCACCTCCCCCAAAGAAACCTTATATATACAAGTCACCACCTCCACCACCACCGGTTTACAAGTACAAGTCTCCACCACCTCCACCACCACACGTGAAAAAGTATCCACCACCACATTACATCTACGGTTCACCTCCTCCTCCTTACCATTAA